A window of Cryptomeria japonica chromosome 3, Sugi_1.0, whole genome shotgun sequence contains these coding sequences:
- the LOC131048477 gene encoding uncharacterized protein LOC131048477, which translates to MEEVDMDVKGSKLLRKFVKVCKRIVRSDARSRYSRLDTAADHSCTRSDSNRRPFQAADPSCTQSHSNRRPFHAADPSSTQSDSNRRLFQAADHSCSRSDSNRRPLHPADPSCTRSDSNRRPFQVSNSSCSCSDSNRRPLHTLSHTLSLPVASNQLHGPDSDANPKSSGNCFNLMADRKWYIRRRLSCRLSFVQRKEGNKVSNNIKNNCPPKDVPKGFIAVYVGDMQEEQTRFVIPVFYLNHPLFLHLLKETEQVYGFSQKGVFTIPCQVSDFEYLQWLIERERNQKLTP; encoded by the coding sequence ATGGAAGAGGTCGACATGGACGTCAAGGGTTCGAAACTGCTCCGGAAGTTTGTCAAGGTGTGCAAGAGAATAGTGCGATCCGATGCCAGATCTCGTTATTCTCGCCTGGATACGGCTGCAGATCACTCCTGCACTCGAAGCGACTCGAACCGGCGACCTTTTCAGGCGGCAGATCCCTCTTGCACTCAAAGCCACTCGAACCGGCGACCGTTTCATGCGGCAGATCCCTCTTCTACTCAAAGCGACTCGAACCGGCGACTTTTTCAGGCAGCAGATCACTCTTGCTCTCGAAGCGATTCGAACCGGCGACCTTTACATCCGGCAGATCCCTCTTGCACTCGAAGCGACTCGAACCGGCGACCTTTTCAGGTGTCAAATTCCTCTTGCAGTTGCAGCGATTCGAACCGTCGACCTCTCCATACCTTGTCCCATACCTTGTCTCTTCCAGTTGCCAGTAATCAACTCCACGGCCCCGACAGCGATGCGAATCCTAAAAGTTCAGGCAATTGCTTTAATCTTATGGCTGATCGCAAATGGTATATCCGACGCCGGCTGTCTTGTCGTCTCAGCTTTGTTCAGAGAAAGGAGGGCAATAAGGTTAGTAATAATATTAAGAACAATTGCCCTCCTAAGGATGTTCCAAAGGGATTCATTGCTGTATACGTGGGGGATATGCAAGAAGAGCAGACGCGCTTTGTGATTCCTGTTTTTTATTTAAATCATCCGCTCTTCTTACATTTGCTCAAGGAAACCGAGCAGGTTTATGGCTTTAGTCAGAAGGGCGTTTTTACGATTCCCTGTCAAGTTTCAGACTTCGAATATCTGCAGTGGCTCATTGAAAGAGAAAGAAATCAGAAATTAACACCATAA